In the Artemia franciscana chromosome 1, ASM3288406v1, whole genome shotgun sequence genome, one interval contains:
- the LOC136030962 gene encoding nuclear receptor subfamily 2 group E member 1-like produces MDAQLRRPPTTPSSRILYDIPCRVCQDHSSGKHYGIFACDGCAGFFKRSIRRNRKYACKAKIEGSCLVDKTHRNQCRACRLTKCTEAGMNKDAVQHERGPRNSTLRRQMSLYYNEKDKTPSPSPPNAYTPTTGTQITPSISTPTTTAYDLTVGGSGGIPLTPVAMHSPIKPQSFDEARNMALIHHQMALLDRMSLFTTYKPMHHFTPAPVKFCETILPVNPLQALLGSSTICESAARLLFINVRWAKTVPAFTTLPERDQILLLEDSWRELFILGAAQFMLPLESGPIIATSASHHSSEKQLSLLSELKVLQEAVSKLRQMNIDTTEFACLRAVILFKSSVNGQDIPTAAALQDQAQFTLNRYVTAAYPSQPLRFGRLLLLLPSLRLLNSLTIEELFFRRTIGNIPIERIICDMYKSSDL; encoded by the exons ATGGATGCTCAGCTAAGGAGGCCTCCGACGACACCATCAA GTCGAATCTTATATGATATTCCATGCCGCGTGTGCCAAGACCATTCTTCTGGAAAGCATTATGGCATTTTTGCTTGCGACGGATGTGCAGGTTTTTTCAAG CGTTCAATTCGTCGGAATAGAAAGTATGCATGCAAGGCCAAGATAGAGGGGAGCTGTCTTGTAGATAAAACGCATAGAAATCAATGTAGAGCTTGTAGACTTACAAAATGTACTGAAGCTGGAATGAATAAGGATG CTGTCCAGCACGAAAGAGGGCCGAGGAACTCAACACTTCGTCGTCAAATGTCTCTTTACTACAATGAGAAAGATAAAACTCCATCACCATCACCACCAAACGCCTACACACCCACAACAGGTACTCAAATCACCCCTTCTATTTCTACTCCAACAACTACTGCTTACGACTTGACAGTGGGAGGAAGCGGTGGAATTCCACTGACCCCAGTGGCAATGCATTCTCCAATAAAACCACAATCTTTTGATGAGGCAAGAAATATGGCGCTTATTCATCACCAAATGGCCTTATTGGATAGGATGTCACTGTTTACAACATATAAGCCAATGCATCATTTCACTCCAGCACCGGTAAAG TTTTGCGAAACTATCCTTCCAGTCAACCCGTTACAAGCCCTTCTTGGCTCTTCGACGATCTGTGAGTCGGCGGCCAGATTACTGTTTATAAACGTTCGATGGGCAAAAACAGTTCCAGCTTTTACTACGCTACCAGAGCGAGATCAG ATACTTCTGCTTGAAGATAGTTGGagagagctatttattcttgGTGCCGCCCAGTTTATGCTCCCTCTGGAGTCTGGACCAATCATAGCTACTTCAGCATCACATCATAGCTCTGAGAAACAGCTAAGCCTTTTAAGTGAGCTAAAGGTCCTTCAAGAAGCGGTTTCGAAACTGCGACAGATGAATATTGATACAACTGAGTTTGCTTGCCTGAGGGCGGTTATACTATTCAAATCAA GTGTCAATGGGCAAGACATACCAACTGCAGCTGCTTTACAAGACCAAGCTCAGTTTACTTTGAACCGCTACGTCACAGCGGCGTATCCCTCTCAACCTCTACGATTTGGCCGCTTGCTTTTACTCCTTCCAAGTCTTCGGCTCCTCAATTCTTTGACAATTGAAGAACTATTTTTTAGAAGGACCATTGGAAATATTCCAATTGAGAGAATAATTTGTGATATGTACAAATCAAGTGACTTGTAG